The following are encoded in a window of Primulina eburnea isolate SZY01 chromosome 4, ASM2296580v1, whole genome shotgun sequence genomic DNA:
- the LOC140831017 gene encoding E3 ubiquitin-protein ligase BIG BROTHER-like isoform X2, translated as MNNYFSKMSWNTQMDVYYQDHSMPYNSIGSFVDFFGGLTYDHVNYIFADVPYVQENAHPAMNSNLYKFAASEPGNLSYYEYGHGCVVNNHISGTNQHEGHLESPSVLAGNQATISHVHQAEISNTGSHASPLECPRNPQAARDLEVVWQDNIDPDNMTYEELLELGETVGTRSRGLSQDQIALLPTSKFKWTFFFRKKFSGERCVICQMEYKRGEKRIILPCKHLYHTVCGSRWLRINKACPICYKDVIADVPKH; from the exons ATGAAT AActatttttcgaaaatgagcTGGAATACTCAGATGGatgtttattaccaagatcatTCGATGCCCTACAATTCAATTGGAAGCTTTGTGGATTTTTTTGGAGGTCTTACTTATGACCATGTCAATTACATTTTTGCTGATGTTCCTTATGTACAG GAGAATGCTCACCCAGCAATGAATTCTAATCTATACAAATTTGCTGCATCTGAACCGGGGAATTTGTCATACTATGAATATGGGCACGGCTGTGTGGTTAATAATCACATCTCAGGAACTAACCAACATGAGGGACATTTGGAGAGTCCGTCAGTTCTGGCTGGTAATCAAGCTACTATTTCGCATGTACACCAGGCAGAAATTTCGAATACCGGTTCCCATGCTAGTCCTTTAGAGT GTCCTCGGAATCCTCAGGCTGCTCGTGATTTGGAA GTCGTTTGGCAAGACAACATTGATCCTGATAATATGACCTATGAG GAGTTACTTGAGCTAGGTGAAACAGTTGGAACTCGAAGTAGGGGTCTCTCCCAGGATCAAATTGCATTGCTTCCAACTTCAAAGTTCAAATGGACCTTTTTCTTTAGAAAGAAATTCTCAGGTGAAAG GTGCGTAATTTGCCAAATGGAGTACAAAAGAGGCGAAAAGCGAATCATCCTTCCTTGCAAACATCTCTACCATACTGTTTGTGGGAGCAGATGGCTTAGAATTAACAAA GCTTGTCCCATTTGTTACAAGGATGTGATTGCTGATGTTCCGAAGCACTAA
- the LOC140831017 gene encoding E3 ubiquitin-protein ligase BIG BROTHER-like isoform X1, with product MYIGSIVFSEILLFSSFQPIFVRARTLTNQSQNYFSKMSWNTQMDVYYQDHSMPYNSIGSFVDFFGGLTYDHVNYIFADVPYVQENAHPAMNSNLYKFAASEPGNLSYYEYGHGCVVNNHISGTNQHEGHLESPSVLAGNQATISHVHQAEISNTGSHASPLECPRNPQAARDLEVVWQDNIDPDNMTYEELLELGETVGTRSRGLSQDQIALLPTSKFKWTFFFRKKFSGERCVICQMEYKRGEKRIILPCKHLYHTVCGSRWLRINKACPICYKDVIADVPKH from the exons AT GTATATCGGCAGTATTGTTTTTTCAGAAATCTTGTTATTTTCTTCATTTCAACCGATTTTCGTCCGTGCTAGAACTCTGACTAATCAATCGCAG AActatttttcgaaaatgagcTGGAATACTCAGATGGatgtttattaccaagatcatTCGATGCCCTACAATTCAATTGGAAGCTTTGTGGATTTTTTTGGAGGTCTTACTTATGACCATGTCAATTACATTTTTGCTGATGTTCCTTATGTACAG GAGAATGCTCACCCAGCAATGAATTCTAATCTATACAAATTTGCTGCATCTGAACCGGGGAATTTGTCATACTATGAATATGGGCACGGCTGTGTGGTTAATAATCACATCTCAGGAACTAACCAACATGAGGGACATTTGGAGAGTCCGTCAGTTCTGGCTGGTAATCAAGCTACTATTTCGCATGTACACCAGGCAGAAATTTCGAATACCGGTTCCCATGCTAGTCCTTTAGAGT GTCCTCGGAATCCTCAGGCTGCTCGTGATTTGGAA GTCGTTTGGCAAGACAACATTGATCCTGATAATATGACCTATGAG GAGTTACTTGAGCTAGGTGAAACAGTTGGAACTCGAAGTAGGGGTCTCTCCCAGGATCAAATTGCATTGCTTCCAACTTCAAAGTTCAAATGGACCTTTTTCTTTAGAAAGAAATTCTCAGGTGAAAG GTGCGTAATTTGCCAAATGGAGTACAAAAGAGGCGAAAAGCGAATCATCCTTCCTTGCAAACATCTCTACCATACTGTTTGTGGGAGCAGATGGCTTAGAATTAACAAA GCTTGTCCCATTTGTTACAAGGATGTGATTGCTGATGTTCCGAAGCACTAA
- the LOC140831017 gene encoding E3 ubiquitin-protein ligase BIG BROTHER-like isoform X3: MSWNTQMDVYYQDHSMPYNSIGSFVDFFGGLTYDHVNYIFADVPYVQENAHPAMNSNLYKFAASEPGNLSYYEYGHGCVVNNHISGTNQHEGHLESPSVLAGNQATISHVHQAEISNTGSHASPLECPRNPQAARDLEVVWQDNIDPDNMTYEELLELGETVGTRSRGLSQDQIALLPTSKFKWTFFFRKKFSGERCVICQMEYKRGEKRIILPCKHLYHTVCGSRWLRINKACPICYKDVIADVPKH, encoded by the exons atgagcTGGAATACTCAGATGGatgtttattaccaagatcatTCGATGCCCTACAATTCAATTGGAAGCTTTGTGGATTTTTTTGGAGGTCTTACTTATGACCATGTCAATTACATTTTTGCTGATGTTCCTTATGTACAG GAGAATGCTCACCCAGCAATGAATTCTAATCTATACAAATTTGCTGCATCTGAACCGGGGAATTTGTCATACTATGAATATGGGCACGGCTGTGTGGTTAATAATCACATCTCAGGAACTAACCAACATGAGGGACATTTGGAGAGTCCGTCAGTTCTGGCTGGTAATCAAGCTACTATTTCGCATGTACACCAGGCAGAAATTTCGAATACCGGTTCCCATGCTAGTCCTTTAGAGT GTCCTCGGAATCCTCAGGCTGCTCGTGATTTGGAA GTCGTTTGGCAAGACAACATTGATCCTGATAATATGACCTATGAG GAGTTACTTGAGCTAGGTGAAACAGTTGGAACTCGAAGTAGGGGTCTCTCCCAGGATCAAATTGCATTGCTTCCAACTTCAAAGTTCAAATGGACCTTTTTCTTTAGAAAGAAATTCTCAGGTGAAAG GTGCGTAATTTGCCAAATGGAGTACAAAAGAGGCGAAAAGCGAATCATCCTTCCTTGCAAACATCTCTACCATACTGTTTGTGGGAGCAGATGGCTTAGAATTAACAAA GCTTGTCCCATTTGTTACAAGGATGTGATTGCTGATGTTCCGAAGCACTAA